A single genomic interval of Mesoplodon densirostris isolate mMesDen1 chromosome 8, mMesDen1 primary haplotype, whole genome shotgun sequence harbors:
- the HYCC2 gene encoding hyccin 2 isoform X1: MLGSERGVVEEWLSEFKALPDTQITNYAATLHRKKTLVPALYKVIQDSNNELLEPVCHQLFELYRSSEVRLKRFTLQFLPELMWVYLRLTVSRDRQSNGCIEALLLGIYNLEIADKDGNNKVLSFTIPSLSKPSIYHEPSTIGSMALTEGALCQHDLIRVVYSDLHPQRETFTAQNRFEVLSFLMLCYNSAIVYMPASSYQSLCRMGSRVCVSGFPRQHEKHWKELCGRIVLDPEFMVQLLTGVYYAMYNGQWDLGQEVLDDIIYRAQLELFSQPLLVANAMKNSLPFDAPDSSQEGQKVLKVEVTPTVPRISRTAITTASIRRHRWRREDGFDFSNEADSSIPGSPIQHGSTDLGIKRVQEGEVLVRRTPEHGSPEPNSAAATTEGAEGVNGGEESVNLNDADEGFSSGASLSSQPVGTKPSSSSQRGNLRKVATGRSAKDKETTSAIKSSESPRDSVVRRQYVQQPTDLSVDSIELTPMKKHLSLPAGQVVPKTNSISLIRTASASSSKSFDYVNGSQASTSIGVGTEGVTNLAANNANRYSTVSLQEDRLGQAGEGKELLSPGAPLTKQSRSPSFNMQLISQV, from the exons ctCCTGGAGCCTGTCTGCCACCAGCTGTTTGAGCTCTACCGTAGCTCTGAAGTTCGACTTAAGAGGTTCACACTGCAGTTCTTGCCAGAATTGATGTGGGTTTATTTACGGCTTACAGTTAGCCGAGACAGACAGAGTAATGGTTGCATTGAAGCACTACTTTTAGGAATTTACAATTTG gAAATTGCTGATAAAGATGGGAACAATAAAGTTCTGTCTTTTACTATCCCTTCCTTATCCAAGCCTTCAATATACCATGAG CCCTCAACAATTGGATCCATGGCTTTGACAGAAGGGGCATTGTGTCAGCATGATCTCATCAGGGTTGTTTACAGTGATCTTCATCCGCAGAGGGAAACATTCACTGCACAAAACCG gttTGAAGTCCTGAGTTTCCTCATGTTATGTTATAATTCTGCTATTGTGTATATGCCTGCTTCATCTTACCAGTCTCTTTGCCGAATGGGCTCCAG GGTTTGTGTGAGTGGGTTTCCACGGCAACATGAAAAACACTGGAAAGAACTCTGTGGTCGAATAGTATTGGATCCCGAATTTATGGTGCAACTTCTCACAGGAGTTTATTATGCCAT GTATAATGGACAATGGGACCTTGGCCAGGAAGTCCTTGATGACATCATTTATAGAGCTCAGCTAGAACTCTTTTCTCAACCGCTATTG GTTGCCAATGCCATGAAAAACTCATTACCATTTGATGCTCCTGATTCTTCACAAGAAGGCCAGAAGGTACTTAAAGTCGAAGTCACTCCAACAGTGCCGAGGATTTCTCGGACTGCGATTACAACAGCTTCAATCCGTCGCCATAGATGGAGGAGAGAAG ATGGCTTTGACTTCTCAAACGAGGCTGACTCGAGTATTCCTGGCTCCCCGATCCAACACGGCTCCACTGACCTAGGGATCAAACGTGTGCAAGAGGGGGAGGTGCTGGTGCGCAGGACTCCTGAGCACGGCTCACCGGAGCCCAACTCAGCAGCAGCCACAACAGAGG GTGCTGAGGGTGTAAATGGAGGAGAGGAGTCGGTAAACCTGAATGATGCAGATGAAGGATTttcatcaggggcttccctcaGCAGCCAGCCAGTTGGCACCAAACCATCCTCCTCTTCTCAGAGGGGAAACTTAAGGAAAGTAGCAACTGGGCGTTCAGCCAAGGACAAAGAAACAACTTCTGCTATCAAATCCAGTGAGAGCCCTCGAGATTCAGTAGTTCGCAGGCAGTATGTACAGCAACCAACTGATCTTAGTGTAGATTCAATTGAGCTGACGCCGATGAAGAAACACCTGAGCCTGCCTGCTGGCCAGGTGGTGCCAAAAACTAATAGTATAAGTCTAATTCGGACAGCCAGTGCTTCCTCAAGTAAATCGTTTGACTATGTAAATGGCAGTCAAGCAAGTACCAGCATTGGGGTTGGCACTGAGGGTGTTACTAATTTAGCAGCTAACAATGCTAATCGATATTCAACTGTCAGCCTGCAGGAAGACCGGCTAGGTCAAGCTGGAGAAGGTAAAGAGCTCCTCAGCCCAGGAGCTCCCTTAACCAAGCAGTCTCGATCCCCAAGTTTCAATATGCAGCTAATATCCCAGGTGTAG
- the HYCC2 gene encoding hyccin 2 isoform X3 — protein MWVYLRLTVSRDRQSNGCIEALLLGIYNLEIADKDGNNKVLSFTIPSLSKPSIYHEPSTIGSMALTEGALCQHDLIRVVYSDLHPQRETFTAQNRFEVLSFLMLCYNSAIVYMPASSYQSLCRMGSRVCVSGFPRQHEKHWKELCGRIVLDPEFMVQLLTGVYYAMYNGQWDLGQEVLDDIIYRAQLELFSQPLLVANAMKNSLPFDAPDSSQEGQKVLKVEVTPTVPRISRTAITTASIRRHRWRREDGFDFSNEADSSIPGSPIQHGSTDLGIKRVQEGEVLVRRTPEHGSPEPNSAAATTEGAEGVNGGEESVNLNDADEGFSSGASLSSQPVGTKPSSSSQRGNLRKVATGRSAKDKETTSAIKSSESPRDSVVRRQYVQQPTDLSVDSIELTPMKKHLSLPAGQVVPKTNSISLIRTASASSSKSFDYVNGSQASTSIGVGTEGVTNLAANNANRYSTVSLQEDRLGQAGEGKELLSPGAPLTKQSRSPSFNMQLISQV, from the exons ATGTGGGTTTATTTACGGCTTACAGTTAGCCGAGACAGACAGAGTAATGGTTGCATTGAAGCACTACTTTTAGGAATTTACAATTTG gAAATTGCTGATAAAGATGGGAACAATAAAGTTCTGTCTTTTACTATCCCTTCCTTATCCAAGCCTTCAATATACCATGAG CCCTCAACAATTGGATCCATGGCTTTGACAGAAGGGGCATTGTGTCAGCATGATCTCATCAGGGTTGTTTACAGTGATCTTCATCCGCAGAGGGAAACATTCACTGCACAAAACCG gttTGAAGTCCTGAGTTTCCTCATGTTATGTTATAATTCTGCTATTGTGTATATGCCTGCTTCATCTTACCAGTCTCTTTGCCGAATGGGCTCCAG GGTTTGTGTGAGTGGGTTTCCACGGCAACATGAAAAACACTGGAAAGAACTCTGTGGTCGAATAGTATTGGATCCCGAATTTATGGTGCAACTTCTCACAGGAGTTTATTATGCCAT GTATAATGGACAATGGGACCTTGGCCAGGAAGTCCTTGATGACATCATTTATAGAGCTCAGCTAGAACTCTTTTCTCAACCGCTATTG GTTGCCAATGCCATGAAAAACTCATTACCATTTGATGCTCCTGATTCTTCACAAGAAGGCCAGAAGGTACTTAAAGTCGAAGTCACTCCAACAGTGCCGAGGATTTCTCGGACTGCGATTACAACAGCTTCAATCCGTCGCCATAGATGGAGGAGAGAAG ATGGCTTTGACTTCTCAAACGAGGCTGACTCGAGTATTCCTGGCTCCCCGATCCAACACGGCTCCACTGACCTAGGGATCAAACGTGTGCAAGAGGGGGAGGTGCTGGTGCGCAGGACTCCTGAGCACGGCTCACCGGAGCCCAACTCAGCAGCAGCCACAACAGAGG GTGCTGAGGGTGTAAATGGAGGAGAGGAGTCGGTAAACCTGAATGATGCAGATGAAGGATTttcatcaggggcttccctcaGCAGCCAGCCAGTTGGCACCAAACCATCCTCCTCTTCTCAGAGGGGAAACTTAAGGAAAGTAGCAACTGGGCGTTCAGCCAAGGACAAAGAAACAACTTCTGCTATCAAATCCAGTGAGAGCCCTCGAGATTCAGTAGTTCGCAGGCAGTATGTACAGCAACCAACTGATCTTAGTGTAGATTCAATTGAGCTGACGCCGATGAAGAAACACCTGAGCCTGCCTGCTGGCCAGGTGGTGCCAAAAACTAATAGTATAAGTCTAATTCGGACAGCCAGTGCTTCCTCAAGTAAATCGTTTGACTATGTAAATGGCAGTCAAGCAAGTACCAGCATTGGGGTTGGCACTGAGGGTGTTACTAATTTAGCAGCTAACAATGCTAATCGATATTCAACTGTCAGCCTGCAGGAAGACCGGCTAGGTCAAGCTGGAGAAGGTAAAGAGCTCCTCAGCCCAGGAGCTCCCTTAACCAAGCAGTCTCGATCCCCAAGTTTCAATATGCAGCTAATATCCCAGGTGTAG
- the HYCC2 gene encoding hyccin 2 isoform X2 has translation MLGSERGVVEEWLSEFKALPDTQITNYAATLHRKKTLVPALYKVIQDSNNELLEPVCHQLFELYRSSEVRLKRFTLQFLPELMWVYLRLTVSRDRQSNGCIEALLLGIYNLEIADKDGNNKVLSFTIPSLSKPSIYHEPSTIGSMALTEGALCQHDLIRVVYSDLHPQRETFTAQNRFEVLSFLMLCYNSAIVYMPASSYQSLCRMGSRVCVSGFPRQHEKHWKELCGRIVLDPEFMVQLLTGVYYAMYNGQWDLGQEVLDDIIYRAQLELFSQPLLVANAMKNSLPFDAPDSSQEGQKVLKVEVTPTVPRISRTAITTASIRRHRWRREGAEGVNGGEESVNLNDADEGFSSGASLSSQPVGTKPSSSSQRGNLRKVATGRSAKDKETTSAIKSSESPRDSVVRRQYVQQPTDLSVDSIELTPMKKHLSLPAGQVVPKTNSISLIRTASASSSKSFDYVNGSQASTSIGVGTEGVTNLAANNANRYSTVSLQEDRLGQAGEGKELLSPGAPLTKQSRSPSFNMQLISQV, from the exons ctCCTGGAGCCTGTCTGCCACCAGCTGTTTGAGCTCTACCGTAGCTCTGAAGTTCGACTTAAGAGGTTCACACTGCAGTTCTTGCCAGAATTGATGTGGGTTTATTTACGGCTTACAGTTAGCCGAGACAGACAGAGTAATGGTTGCATTGAAGCACTACTTTTAGGAATTTACAATTTG gAAATTGCTGATAAAGATGGGAACAATAAAGTTCTGTCTTTTACTATCCCTTCCTTATCCAAGCCTTCAATATACCATGAG CCCTCAACAATTGGATCCATGGCTTTGACAGAAGGGGCATTGTGTCAGCATGATCTCATCAGGGTTGTTTACAGTGATCTTCATCCGCAGAGGGAAACATTCACTGCACAAAACCG gttTGAAGTCCTGAGTTTCCTCATGTTATGTTATAATTCTGCTATTGTGTATATGCCTGCTTCATCTTACCAGTCTCTTTGCCGAATGGGCTCCAG GGTTTGTGTGAGTGGGTTTCCACGGCAACATGAAAAACACTGGAAAGAACTCTGTGGTCGAATAGTATTGGATCCCGAATTTATGGTGCAACTTCTCACAGGAGTTTATTATGCCAT GTATAATGGACAATGGGACCTTGGCCAGGAAGTCCTTGATGACATCATTTATAGAGCTCAGCTAGAACTCTTTTCTCAACCGCTATTG GTTGCCAATGCCATGAAAAACTCATTACCATTTGATGCTCCTGATTCTTCACAAGAAGGCCAGAAGGTACTTAAAGTCGAAGTCACTCCAACAGTGCCGAGGATTTCTCGGACTGCGATTACAACAGCTTCAATCCGTCGCCATAGATGGAGGAGAGAAG GTGCTGAGGGTGTAAATGGAGGAGAGGAGTCGGTAAACCTGAATGATGCAGATGAAGGATTttcatcaggggcttccctcaGCAGCCAGCCAGTTGGCACCAAACCATCCTCCTCTTCTCAGAGGGGAAACTTAAGGAAAGTAGCAACTGGGCGTTCAGCCAAGGACAAAGAAACAACTTCTGCTATCAAATCCAGTGAGAGCCCTCGAGATTCAGTAGTTCGCAGGCAGTATGTACAGCAACCAACTGATCTTAGTGTAGATTCAATTGAGCTGACGCCGATGAAGAAACACCTGAGCCTGCCTGCTGGCCAGGTGGTGCCAAAAACTAATAGTATAAGTCTAATTCGGACAGCCAGTGCTTCCTCAAGTAAATCGTTTGACTATGTAAATGGCAGTCAAGCAAGTACCAGCATTGGGGTTGGCACTGAGGGTGTTACTAATTTAGCAGCTAACAATGCTAATCGATATTCAACTGTCAGCCTGCAGGAAGACCGGCTAGGTCAAGCTGGAGAAGGTAAAGAGCTCCTCAGCCCAGGAGCTCCCTTAACCAAGCAGTCTCGATCCCCAAGTTTCAATATGCAGCTAATATCCCAGGTGTAG